The proteins below come from a single Eucalyptus grandis isolate ANBG69807.140 chromosome 3, ASM1654582v1, whole genome shotgun sequence genomic window:
- the LOC104439614 gene encoding putative clathrin assembly protein At5g57200, which translates to MGTFESFRKAYGALKDSTKVGLAKVNSEFKDLDIAIVKATNHVECPPKERHVRKIFSATSVVRPRADVAYCIHALSKRLSKTRNWIVALKTLIVIHRTLREGDPTFREELLNYSHRGQILQISYFKDDSSPLAWDCSAWVRTYALFLEERLECFRILKYDIETERLTKSSPGSTKAHSRTRLLNGEELLEQLPALQQLLYRLIGCHPEGSAYCNYLIQYALALVLKESFKIYCAINDGIINLVDMFFDMSRHDAVKALNIYKRAGQQAETLADFYEYCKGLELARNFQFPMLRQPPPSFLTTMEEYIKEAPQTGSVSKRLEYRESDNLSVKTEEPAEPSESEKQVEEVEEKHEVVEEEEEKQPKEEVEDAPVISTADTGDLLGLNEVNPKAAELEENNALALAIVPPGGNPLSSANQGLSLMDMSSSSGWELALVTTPAVDISKPVERRMAGGFDNLLLDSLYDDEAARRQIQLQNAGYGQGMAVQLHNQFDQHPHPHQPQPDPFAMSSNIAAPTNVQMALMAQQQQQLWQQQQQQQHNAMTMVPYDPAMQYSQQPQPMPQTGGSSNPFGDPFPSFPQHSMQQQENHRLI; encoded by the exons ATGGGCACGTTTGAGAGTTTCAGGAAGGCCTATGGAGCGCTCAAGGATTCCACCAAGGTTGGCCTGGCAAAAGTCAACAGTGAATTCAAG GATTTGGATATAGCGATCGTGAAAGCGACCAATCATGTTGAATGTCCGCCCAAGGAACGCCACGTTAGAA AAATCTTTTCGGCAACATCAGTCGTGCGGCCAAGGGCAGACGTCGCATACTGCATCCATGCGCTTTCTAAGAGACTATCCAAGACACGGAATTGGATT GTGGCGTTGAAGACTTTGATAGTCATTCATAGGACATTGAGAGAGGGAGACCCAACATTTAGAGAAGAGCTGTTAAACTATTCACATAGAGGGCAAATTCTCCAGATTTCCTATTTCAAAGACGATTCAAGCCCCCTTG CATGGGATTGCTCTGCGTGGGTACGGACTTATGCTCTCTTTCTTGAGGAACGACTCGAGTGCTTTAGAATTTTGAAGTACGACATTGAAACCGAGCGCTTAACCAAGTCATCTCCAGGATCAACAAAG GCACACAGCAGAACGCGACTTTTGAATGGGGAGGAATTGCTAGAACAATTACCAGCATTGCAACAGCTTCTTTACCGCCTTATCGGTTGCCAT CCTGAAGGATCAGCTTACTGCAATTATCTCATACAGTATGCCTTGGCCTTGGTACTAAAAGAGAGCTTCAAAATATATTGTGCCATTAACGACGGAATCATCAACCTCGTGGACATG TTTTTCGATATGTCAAGACATGACGCTGTCAAGGCACtcaatatttataaaagagCTGGACAGCAG GCTGAAACTTTGGCGGACTTTTATGAGTACTGCAAGGGCTTGGAGCTGGCAAggaattttcaatttccaatGCTAAGACAG CCACCTCCATCATTTCTTACAACCATGGAAGAATACATTAAAGAAGCTCCTCAGACAGGTTCTGTGAGCAAAAGACTG GAATATCGAGAATCCGATAACCTATCAGTAAAGACAGAGGAACCTGCGGAACCATCAGAAAGCGAAAAGCAAGTTGAAGAGGTTGAAGAGAAACATGAAGTggtggaagaggaggaagagaagcaaCCCAAGGAAGAGGTTGAAGATGCGCCAGTGATATCAACAGCAGATACCGGCGATCTCCTT GGTTTGAATGAAGTAAACCCTAAAGCTGCAGAACTAGAGGAAAACAATGCTTTGGCTCTTGCAATTGTACCACCCG GTGGCAATCCCCTATCTTCCGCAAATCAAGGACTAAGTTTAATGGACATGTCAAGTAGTTCTGGCTGGGAGCTAGCACTGGTTACCACTCCTGCCGTCGACATCAGCAAACCCGTGGAAAGGAGAATG GCCGGTGGATTTGACAATCTATTGCTAGATAGCTTGTATGATGATGAAGCTGCGAGGCGACAGATTCAGTTGCAAAATGCAGGGTACGGACAGGGAATGGCCGTGCAACTGCACAATCAATTCGATCaacatcctcatcctcatcaacCACAACCCGACCCATTTGCGATGTCCAGCAACATAGCCGCCCCGACCAATGTCCAAATGGCCTTGATGGctcagcagcagcaacagctgtggcagcaacagcagcagcaacagcacaATGCGATGACGATGGTGCCGTACGACCCGGCCATGCAGTATTCTCAACAGCCTCAACCCATGCCGCAAACAGGTGGTTCTTCCAATCCATTCGGAGATCCATTTCCTTCCTTTCCACAGCATTCAATGCAACAGCAAGAGAACCACCGTTTAATTTAG
- the LOC104437396 gene encoding AAA-ATPase At4g30250: MKLFWTSLASLLGVLVFCQTLLRVVFPPELRVASLHFLNQALNCFSSYLDYIINKTNEIRNKNRGRLLYIHSRGHPWESEPFKHPSTFDTLAMDPERKRDIMEDLRYFAAGQALYQRAGRAWNRVYLLYGQPGTGKSSMIAAMANFLGYDIYQLELPHVQTNSELRKLLMNTSSKSIVVVITGTDCSVSLSNRSEAPYATAPRSYYDPGAPEATRGSDEGNNNMVTPSGLFNFTHGLWSCRGSERIFVLTTNHIEKLDPAFLERRRINMRIHMSYCSYPALKILLRNYLGSEAEDLSEVVSSELREAVEKAKMTPADISEVLRNKERAASKLLEVLKERAERNYKCELNTVEEEEKEEQEKRALESPKEGSDCGDASCKVEEDDEEKKAI, encoded by the coding sequence ATGAAGTTGTTCTGGACATCCCTGGCCTCCCTCCTGGGCGTCCTGGTCTTCTGCCAGACCCTCCTCCGGGTGGTGTTCCCGCCGGAGCTCCGAGTCGCCTCCCTCCACTTCCTGAACCAGGCCCTCAACTGCTTCTCCTCCTACCTGGACTACATCATAAATAAGACCAACGAGATCCGCAACAAGAACCGAGGACGCCTCCTTTATATTCATTCGCGCGGCCACCCGTGGGAATCCGAGCCGTTCAAGCACCCGAGCACCTTCGACACGTTGGCCATGGACCCGGAGAGGAAGAGGGACATCATGGAGGACCTCCGCTACTTCGCGGCCGGGCAGGCCTTGTACCAGCGGGCGGGCCGGGCCTGGAATCGGGTGTACCTGCTCTATGGCCAGCCTGGGACGGGGAAATCGAGCATGATCGCCGCCATGGCCAATTTCCTCGGCTACGACATCTACCAACTCGAGCTGCCCCATGTGCAAACCAACTCCGAGCTCCGGAAGCTCCTCATGAACACCAGCTCCAAGtccatcgtcgtcgtcatcaccGGCACCGACTGCTCGGTCAGTCTGTCCAACAGGTCGGAGGCGCCCTATGCCACAGCACCTCGAAGCTACTACGACCCCGGAGCGCCTGAGGCAACCCGCGGCAGCGACGAGGGGAATAACAACATGGTCACCCCCTCAGGGCTGTTCAACTTCACCCATGGCCTGTGGTCATGCCGCGGGAGCGAGAGGATCTTCGTGTTAACCACCAACCACATCGAGAAGCTCGATCCAGCATTCCTCGAGAGACGCCGGATAAACATGCGCATCCACATGAGCTACTGCTCGTACCCGGCGCTCAAGATCCTGCTCCGGAACTATCTGGGTAGCGAGGCCGAGGACCTGAGCGAGGTGGTGTCGAGCGAACTCCGAGAGGCGGTCGAGAAGGCCAAGATGACGCCGGCGGACATAAGCGAAGTCCTGAGGAACAAGGAGAGAGCCGCGAGCAAGTTGCTGGAGGTGTTGAAGGAGAGAGCGGAGAGGAACTACAAGTGCGAGCTGAACacggtggaggaggaggagaaagaggagcaAGAAAAGAGGGCTCTGGAGAGCCCGAAAGAAGGGAGCGACTGCGGTGACGCTTCCTGCAAGGTggaagaggatgatgaagagaagaaagcaATATGA